In Acinonyx jubatus isolate Ajub_Pintada_27869175 chromosome B3, VMU_Ajub_asm_v1.0, whole genome shotgun sequence, a genomic segment contains:
- the CDKN3 gene encoding cyclin-dependent kinase inhibitor 3 isoform X2 — MKPPSSLQTSEFDSSDEEPIEDEQTPIQISWLPLSRVNCSQFLGLCALPGCKFKNVRRNIQKDTEELKSYGIQDIFVFCTRGELSKYRVPNLLDLYHQYGIITHHHPIPDGGTPNIASCCEIMEELAICLKNNRKTLIHCYGGLGRSCLAACLLLYLSDTVSPEQAIDSLRDLRGSGAIQTIKQYNYLHEFRDKLAAHLSSRDSLSRSISR; from the exons ATGAAGCCG CCCAGTTCATTGCAAACAAGTGAGTTTGACTCATCAGATGAAGAGCCTATTGAAGATGAACAGACTCCAATTCAGATATCATG gCTACCCCTGTCACGAGTGAATTGTTctcagtttcttggtttgtgtgcTCTTCCAG gttgtaaatttaaaaatgttagaagaaaTATCCAAAAAGATACAG AAGAACTAAAGAGCTATGGTATACAAGACATATTTGTTTTCTGCACCAGAGGGGAACTGTCAAAATACAGAGTCCCAAACCTTTTGGACCTCTACCATCAGTATGGAATTATCACTCATCATCATCCAATCCCAGATGGAGGGACTCCTAACATAGCCAGCTGCTGTGAAATAATGGAGGAGCTCGCAATCTGCCTTAAGAATAACCGGAAAACCTTAATACA CTGTTATGGAGGACTTGGAAGATCTTGTCTTg CCGCTTGTCTCCTACTATACCTGTCTGACACAGTTTCACCAGAGCAAGCCATAGACAGCCTGAGAGACCTAAGAGGATCTGGGGCAATACAGACTATAAAG CAATATAATTATCTTCATGAGTTTCGGGACAAACTAGCCGCACATCTATCATCAAGAGATTCATTATCAAGATCTATATCTagataa
- the CDKN3 gene encoding cyclin-dependent kinase inhibitor 3 isoform X3 — MKPPSSLQTSEFDSSDEEPIEDEQTPIQISWLPLSRVNCSQFLGLCALPGCKFKNVRRNIQKDTELKSYGIQDIFVFCTRGELSKYRVPNLLDLYHQYGIITHHHPIPDGGTPNIASCCEIMEELAICLKNNRKTLIHCYGGLGRSCLVAACLLLYLSDTVSPEQAIDSLRDLRGSGAIQTIKQYNYLHEFRDKLAAHLSSRDSLSRSISR; from the exons ATGAAGCCG CCCAGTTCATTGCAAACAAGTGAGTTTGACTCATCAGATGAAGAGCCTATTGAAGATGAACAGACTCCAATTCAGATATCATG gCTACCCCTGTCACGAGTGAATTGTTctcagtttcttggtttgtgtgcTCTTCCAG gttgtaaatttaaaaatgttagaagaaaTATCCAAAAAGATACAG AACTAAAGAGCTATGGTATACAAGACATATTTGTTTTCTGCACCAGAGGGGAACTGTCAAAATACAGAGTCCCAAACCTTTTGGACCTCTACCATCAGTATGGAATTATCACTCATCATCATCCAATCCCAGATGGAGGGACTCCTAACATAGCCAGCTGCTGTGAAATAATGGAGGAGCTCGCAATCTGCCTTAAGAATAACCGGAAAACCTTAATACA CTGTTATGGAGGACTTGGAAGATCTTGTCTTg TAGCCGCTTGTCTCCTACTATACCTGTCTGACACAGTTTCACCAGAGCAAGCCATAGACAGCCTGAGAGACCTAAGAGGATCTGGGGCAATACAGACTATAAAG CAATATAATTATCTTCATGAGTTTCGGGACAAACTAGCCGCACATCTATCATCAAGAGATTCATTATCAAGATCTATATCTagataa
- the CDKN3 gene encoding cyclin-dependent kinase inhibitor 3 isoform X1 has protein sequence MKPPSSLQTSEFDSSDEEPIEDEQTPIQISWLPLSRVNCSQFLGLCALPGCKFKNVRRNIQKDTEELKSYGIQDIFVFCTRGELSKYRVPNLLDLYHQYGIITHHHPIPDGGTPNIASCCEIMEELAICLKNNRKTLIHCYGGLGRSCLVAACLLLYLSDTVSPEQAIDSLRDLRGSGAIQTIKQYNYLHEFRDKLAAHLSSRDSLSRSISR, from the exons ATGAAGCCG CCCAGTTCATTGCAAACAAGTGAGTTTGACTCATCAGATGAAGAGCCTATTGAAGATGAACAGACTCCAATTCAGATATCATG gCTACCCCTGTCACGAGTGAATTGTTctcagtttcttggtttgtgtgcTCTTCCAG gttgtaaatttaaaaatgttagaagaaaTATCCAAAAAGATACAG AAGAACTAAAGAGCTATGGTATACAAGACATATTTGTTTTCTGCACCAGAGGGGAACTGTCAAAATACAGAGTCCCAAACCTTTTGGACCTCTACCATCAGTATGGAATTATCACTCATCATCATCCAATCCCAGATGGAGGGACTCCTAACATAGCCAGCTGCTGTGAAATAATGGAGGAGCTCGCAATCTGCCTTAAGAATAACCGGAAAACCTTAATACA CTGTTATGGAGGACTTGGAAGATCTTGTCTTg TAGCCGCTTGTCTCCTACTATACCTGTCTGACACAGTTTCACCAGAGCAAGCCATAGACAGCCTGAGAGACCTAAGAGGATCTGGGGCAATACAGACTATAAAG CAATATAATTATCTTCATGAGTTTCGGGACAAACTAGCCGCACATCTATCATCAAGAGATTCATTATCAAGATCTATATCTagataa
- the CDKN3 gene encoding cyclin-dependent kinase inhibitor 3 isoform X4, translated as MKPPSSLQTSEFDSSDEEPIEDEQTPIQISWLPLSRVNCSQFLGLCALPEELKSYGIQDIFVFCTRGELSKYRVPNLLDLYHQYGIITHHHPIPDGGTPNIASCCEIMEELAICLKNNRKTLIHCYGGLGRSCLVAACLLLYLSDTVSPEQAIDSLRDLRGSGAIQTIKQYNYLHEFRDKLAAHLSSRDSLSRSISR; from the exons ATGAAGCCG CCCAGTTCATTGCAAACAAGTGAGTTTGACTCATCAGATGAAGAGCCTATTGAAGATGAACAGACTCCAATTCAGATATCATG gCTACCCCTGTCACGAGTGAATTGTTctcagtttcttggtttgtgtgcTCTTCCAG AAGAACTAAAGAGCTATGGTATACAAGACATATTTGTTTTCTGCACCAGAGGGGAACTGTCAAAATACAGAGTCCCAAACCTTTTGGACCTCTACCATCAGTATGGAATTATCACTCATCATCATCCAATCCCAGATGGAGGGACTCCTAACATAGCCAGCTGCTGTGAAATAATGGAGGAGCTCGCAATCTGCCTTAAGAATAACCGGAAAACCTTAATACA CTGTTATGGAGGACTTGGAAGATCTTGTCTTg TAGCCGCTTGTCTCCTACTATACCTGTCTGACACAGTTTCACCAGAGCAAGCCATAGACAGCCTGAGAGACCTAAGAGGATCTGGGGCAATACAGACTATAAAG CAATATAATTATCTTCATGAGTTTCGGGACAAACTAGCCGCACATCTATCATCAAGAGATTCATTATCAAGATCTATATCTagataa
- the CDKN3 gene encoding cyclin-dependent kinase inhibitor 3 isoform X5, which yields MKPPSSLQTSEFDSSDEEPIEDEQTPIQISWLPLSRVNCSQFLGLCALPELKSYGIQDIFVFCTRGELSKYRVPNLLDLYHQYGIITHHHPIPDGGTPNIASCCEIMEELAICLKNNRKTLIHCYGGLGRSCLVAACLLLYLSDTVSPEQAIDSLRDLRGSGAIQTIKQYNYLHEFRDKLAAHLSSRDSLSRSISR from the exons ATGAAGCCG CCCAGTTCATTGCAAACAAGTGAGTTTGACTCATCAGATGAAGAGCCTATTGAAGATGAACAGACTCCAATTCAGATATCATG gCTACCCCTGTCACGAGTGAATTGTTctcagtttcttggtttgtgtgcTCTTCCAG AACTAAAGAGCTATGGTATACAAGACATATTTGTTTTCTGCACCAGAGGGGAACTGTCAAAATACAGAGTCCCAAACCTTTTGGACCTCTACCATCAGTATGGAATTATCACTCATCATCATCCAATCCCAGATGGAGGGACTCCTAACATAGCCAGCTGCTGTGAAATAATGGAGGAGCTCGCAATCTGCCTTAAGAATAACCGGAAAACCTTAATACA CTGTTATGGAGGACTTGGAAGATCTTGTCTTg TAGCCGCTTGTCTCCTACTATACCTGTCTGACACAGTTTCACCAGAGCAAGCCATAGACAGCCTGAGAGACCTAAGAGGATCTGGGGCAATACAGACTATAAAG CAATATAATTATCTTCATGAGTTTCGGGACAAACTAGCCGCACATCTATCATCAAGAGATTCATTATCAAGATCTATATCTagataa